Proteins co-encoded in one Paracoccus aestuarii genomic window:
- a CDS encoding plasmid mobilization protein, with protein MGKAGDGLPRSATRQRTRIMRARVTPDEESRIRAAARSRGHRSAADYMRERALEDTPGTRVPASVIGELGILGAIMTEASALLQHVGEDEESLRCSKASQRIARLQRLLMEDEDAGEGHRAPAPRRGR; from the coding sequence GTGGGTAAGGCGGGCGACGGCCTGCCCCGTTCCGCGACGCGCCAGCGCACCCGCATCATGCGGGCACGGGTCACGCCCGACGAGGAAAGCCGGATCCGGGCCGCGGCGCGCAGTCGCGGCCATCGCAGCGCGGCGGATTACATGCGGGAGCGCGCGCTCGAGGATACGCCTGGAACGCGCGTGCCGGCATCGGTGATCGGCGAGCTGGGGATCCTCGGCGCGATCATGACGGAGGCTTCGGCCCTGCTGCAGCACGTAGGGGAGGATGAGGAGTCGCTGCGCTGTAGCAAAGCGTCGCAGCGCATCGCCCGGCTGCAGCGTCTGCTGATGGAGGACGAGGATGCTGGCGAAGGTCATCGCGCCCCGGCGCCGCGCCGCGGGCGCTGA
- a CDS encoding relaxase/mobilization nuclease domain-containing protein — MLAKVIAPRRRAAGAESRFAKRIAYVCGKASSIMLGNLAGLWTDAAFQMVAVAGMNQRLRRRCYHMVLSWGDGENPGDKAALAAAWGVLREMGWLRYQYVLAVHRDRRNVHVHVVLNRVDPLTGKTCSISHDYARLERACRVIERKFGWPPDRGRFLPRLVDGELVLVPRPKAHWDARRVARAEGLRPDPRGVRGDERRSGEAPLRDRLSAGVIRQARRVIAKAAGWAALHAGLFGLGLRYLRHGPGARIAEVAGGGWMPACHLGSAFGLHRLCALLGAFRPGPPQGPDAPNAADLAMVNARRQHATDRSRRRGRYAELRQRQKHQAAELGAKLRGLDRKVAAAFRLVLAKDQRAERQAFRATPLPRLADYGLTPPAVDALPPGAQERRRHRHLWREDSVRKAGGRIAASALDHTRARQLWRQAAARAVAAEPEADATPAMLRVGPKRRLLPRLDPRGSILGYDLLTEGVNGLVARPISGRDLALSMIGPRDAPRCMVTTDAATAATLSTEYPELLVIAAGPSLTAWTGQHLQTVIGQRPLHVVCPKEAEGDFVAQVMALLPHAILLESSEHAVSDLADNHAVGITTVPPPLPPGDDAVQPPESGMDGLEP; from the coding sequence ATGCTGGCGAAGGTCATCGCGCCCCGGCGCCGCGCCGCGGGCGCTGAGTCCCGCTTCGCGAAGCGGATCGCTTATGTCTGCGGCAAGGCGAGCTCGATCATGCTCGGTAATCTGGCGGGCCTGTGGACGGATGCCGCGTTCCAGATGGTGGCCGTGGCTGGCATGAATCAGCGCCTGCGGCGGCGGTGCTACCATATGGTGCTGTCCTGGGGTGACGGAGAAAACCCCGGCGACAAGGCAGCGCTTGCCGCAGCATGGGGGGTGCTGCGCGAGATGGGATGGCTCCGGTATCAGTATGTGCTTGCTGTGCATCGCGACCGTCGTAACGTCCATGTCCATGTCGTGCTCAACCGCGTGGATCCGCTCACCGGCAAGACATGCTCGATCAGTCACGACTATGCGCGGCTGGAGCGGGCCTGCCGGGTGATCGAACGGAAGTTCGGCTGGCCGCCGGATCGCGGCCGCTTCCTGCCGCGGCTGGTGGACGGTGAACTGGTGCTGGTGCCCCGGCCGAAGGCCCACTGGGACGCCCGGCGTGTGGCCCGCGCCGAAGGTTTGCGCCCCGATCCGCGCGGGGTGCGGGGCGACGAACGTCGCAGCGGCGAGGCACCCCTGCGCGATCGCCTTTCTGCAGGCGTGATCAGGCAGGCACGCAGGGTGATCGCGAAGGCAGCCGGCTGGGCCGCGCTCCATGCCGGGCTGTTCGGCCTCGGTCTGCGCTATCTGCGCCATGGCCCCGGTGCCCGGATCGCGGAGGTGGCAGGCGGCGGCTGGATGCCGGCCTGTCATCTCGGATCCGCGTTCGGACTGCATCGGCTTTGTGCCCTGCTCGGCGCATTCCGGCCCGGACCACCGCAGGGCCCGGATGCGCCGAACGCGGCCGATCTCGCCATGGTGAACGCGCGGCGGCAGCACGCGACGGACCGCAGCCGTCGGCGCGGCCGGTATGCGGAATTGCGCCAAAGACAGAAGCACCAGGCGGCAGAACTTGGCGCCAAGCTGCGGGGCCTGGATCGCAAGGTCGCCGCAGCCTTCCGGCTGGTGCTTGCAAAGGACCAGCGCGCGGAACGACAGGCGTTTCGCGCGACGCCCCTGCCCCGGCTTGCGGATTACGGGCTGACGCCGCCTGCGGTTGATGCCCTCCCGCCGGGCGCACAGGAGCGTCGGCGTCATCGGCATCTGTGGCGCGAGGATAGCGTCAGGAAAGCCGGCGGACGAATCGCAGCCAGCGCGCTGGACCATACCCGGGCGCGGCAGCTCTGGCGGCAGGCGGCGGCGCGTGCGGTGGCGGCTGAACCCGAGGCGGACGCGACGCCCGCCATGCTTCGCGTTGGGCCGAAGCGCCGGCTTCTGCCGCGTCTTGATCCGCGCGGCTCGATCCTCGGCTATGATCTGCTGACGGAAGGGGTGAATGGCCTCGTTGCCCGCCCGATCTCCGGCCGGGATCTGGCGCTCAGCATGATCGGCCCGCGCGACGCGCCCCGTTGCATGGTGACGACCGACGCCGCCACGGCCGCGACCCTGTCGACCGAATACCCCGAGCTCCTGGTCATCGCCGCCGGGCCCAGCCTGACGGCCTGGACAGGCCAGCACCTCCAGACGGTGATCGGCCAGCGGCCCCTCCATGTTGTCTGCCCAAAAGAAGCGGAAGGCGACTTCGTTGCCCAGGTGATGGCGCTCCTGCCGCATGCGATCCTGCTGGAGTCCAGCGAGCACGCAGTTTCCGACCTGGCCGACAATCATGCCGTGGGGATAACCACCGTTCCGCCCCCTCTTCCTCCCGGTGATGATGCGGTGCAGCCCCCTGAGTCCGGCATGGACGGTCTGGAGCCCTAG
- a CDS encoding DUF927 domain-containing protein, whose translation MTINDPVKVLRERRRQHEAVCCTSVASLLPGADNQQASAASGIRAEFSTSPCPVQQSNGPTASGAGEAVTPAAYPAPPVHGQAAAEHPDPRAGADGAAQGGSQNALGAALRRFYDDLHRTLPEPFLLDEEIPCICDAKGNRLWAPIRVASHARRADGTGWMLEIEFLDGDLQLQRLSVARADLECKPRLLLPLFADRGFRIHSFPEDVPVFLRLWDHVPRSWRADHPGWFESPAGASCYLRPDGTRFAPARAAEEVFLAGSPRCSVSRAGSFDGWRAEVAARALGNPALVFAISASLAGPLLCLAGIQTAGFNFYGSEASGKSLLLHVAMSCLDHPHRVNPWAAATTGLQRLSAEAQDGLLALDGFPLQPDGRQAKTLLALGNDAGAGRPHSDRDPDGGQRWRRMILSSSEIPVSHSLQRGKQDAPAPLLRRMMDLPAEVGTYGVIEELHGESDGASFARGMELALHRHHGHLLPAFLDQLVASFDIHTESLRAKLPQFTRRVQDDCLRAAALSPAAETAGAERFALVGYAGELAIGFDLLPWKTGTAQEAALRMASLAHHAAPASGWDQTRARAELRRFIAQKSEQIIDLEAEAAPAGEAAPVGWQDRDHLYLRGDPMRDELAELDEMLAAIDDILVPGGEARSRQYRMPAAKVTERPRVYRFDRSALE comes from the coding sequence ATGACGATCAACGACCCGGTCAAGGTTCTCCGCGAAAGGCGCCGGCAGCACGAGGCAGTGTGCTGCACGTCCGTGGCGAGCCTCCTGCCCGGTGCGGACAACCAGCAGGCAAGCGCCGCGTCCGGTATCCGGGCGGAGTTCTCCACCTCCCCCTGCCCGGTCCAACAGTCCAACGGTCCGACCGCTTCTGGCGCGGGCGAGGCCGTGACGCCGGCGGCATACCCTGCTCCGCCGGTCCATGGTCAGGCCGCCGCGGAGCATCCGGATCCTCGGGCGGGCGCCGATGGGGCCGCGCAGGGCGGCTCGCAGAACGCGCTTGGTGCCGCGCTGCGCCGGTTCTACGATGATCTCCACCGCACGTTGCCGGAGCCCTTCCTGCTCGACGAGGAGATCCCCTGCATCTGCGATGCCAAAGGCAACAGGCTCTGGGCGCCTATCCGGGTGGCGTCGCATGCCAGGCGCGCGGACGGCACCGGCTGGATGCTCGAGATCGAGTTCCTCGATGGTGACCTGCAGCTCCAGCGCCTGTCGGTCGCGCGGGCGGACCTCGAGTGCAAGCCGCGCCTGCTGCTGCCCTTGTTTGCCGATCGCGGCTTTCGCATCCATTCCTTTCCAGAGGACGTGCCCGTGTTTCTGCGGCTCTGGGATCACGTCCCGCGCAGCTGGCGGGCCGATCATCCCGGCTGGTTCGAGAGCCCTGCCGGCGCCTCCTGCTATCTGCGTCCCGACGGCACGCGCTTTGCGCCGGCGAGGGCCGCGGAAGAGGTGTTCCTTGCCGGCTCGCCGCGCTGCTCGGTCAGCCGGGCTGGCAGCTTCGACGGCTGGCGCGCCGAGGTCGCCGCCCGTGCGTTGGGCAACCCGGCGCTGGTCTTCGCGATTTCGGCATCACTTGCAGGACCGCTGCTCTGCCTTGCCGGAATCCAGACGGCGGGCTTCAACTTCTACGGCTCGGAAGCCAGCGGAAAGTCTCTGCTGCTGCACGTGGCGATGAGCTGCCTCGACCACCCGCACCGGGTCAATCCCTGGGCTGCAGCAACGACAGGGCTGCAGCGGCTCAGTGCTGAAGCCCAGGACGGTCTGCTGGCGCTTGACGGCTTCCCTTTGCAACCAGACGGGCGGCAGGCCAAGACGCTCCTCGCCCTCGGCAACGATGCTGGCGCCGGGCGGCCCCATTCTGATCGCGATCCCGATGGAGGACAGCGGTGGCGGCGGATGATCTTGTCGAGCTCCGAGATCCCGGTCAGCCACAGCCTGCAGCGCGGCAAGCAGGACGCCCCTGCCCCCTTGCTCCGGCGCATGATGGACCTCCCTGCAGAGGTTGGCACCTATGGGGTGATCGAAGAGCTCCACGGGGAGTCAGACGGTGCCAGCTTCGCCCGCGGCATGGAGCTCGCGCTGCACCGGCATCACGGCCACCTCCTTCCGGCATTCCTGGATCAGTTGGTCGCCAGCTTTGATATCCATACGGAATCGCTGCGGGCGAAGCTGCCGCAGTTCACCAGGCGGGTGCAGGACGACTGCCTGCGGGCGGCGGCGCTTTCGCCCGCTGCGGAGACTGCCGGTGCAGAGCGGTTTGCGCTGGTCGGCTACGCGGGCGAGCTGGCGATCGGCTTTGACCTTCTGCCCTGGAAGACCGGAACGGCGCAGGAGGCCGCCTTGCGCATGGCGTCACTGGCTCACCATGCCGCGCCGGCCTCGGGCTGGGACCAGACCCGCGCCCGTGCAGAGCTTCGCCGCTTCATCGCGCAGAAGAGCGAACAAATCATCGATCTCGAAGCCGAAGCCGCACCGGCGGGAGAGGCGGCGCCGGTCGGCTGGCAGGACCGCGATCATCTCTATCTGCGCGGCGATCCGATGCGCGACGAGCTTGCCGAACTCGATGAGATGCTCGCAGCCATCGACGATATTCTTGTTCCCGGAGGCGAAGCCCGGTCGCGGCAATATCGCATGCCGGCCGCGAAGGTGACGGAGAGGCCCCGCGTCTATCGCTTCGACAGATCTGCGCTCGAGTGA
- a CDS encoding ribbon-helix-helix protein, CopG family yields MAPPKKDTEALTVRLPRELIEALDDRRRLEKDLPTRPEMIRRALVEWLELTGSR; encoded by the coding sequence ATGGCTCCCCCCAAAAAAGACACTGAGGCGCTTACGGTTCGCCTTCCCCGCGAGTTGATCGAGGCCCTTGATGATCGGCGACGCCTTGAGAAGGATCTGCCCACGAGACCCGAGATGATCCGGCGGGCGCTGGTCGAGTGGCTGGAGCTGACCGGCAGCAGGTAG
- a CDS encoding group I intron-associated PD-(D/E)XK endonuclease encodes MIVQLPLPGLNHGPQREATEAASLASYPDVDPRILCLRAKALGHAGELLVLSKLTRLGETVFQAGDGLPYDVLMPRLEMTVRVQVKTTTSPQNGFYRFEMRKGYRNNPQGTRLYRPEDYDIAALVILPLDLVIFTARKLASHRIALHQIAAFQVAPRQSLHAAFSALGLSHEACAFTPAH; translated from the coding sequence GTGATCGTTCAGCTTCCCCTGCCCGGCCTCAACCATGGGCCCCAACGAGAGGCGACCGAGGCGGCAAGCCTCGCGAGCTATCCGGACGTCGACCCTCGTATCCTCTGCCTTCGGGCCAAGGCCCTAGGACATGCCGGTGAACTGCTGGTGCTCTCCAAGCTCACGCGGCTGGGCGAAACGGTTTTCCAGGCCGGCGACGGCCTGCCCTATGACGTGCTCATGCCGCGCCTCGAGATGACCGTGCGCGTCCAGGTGAAGACCACGACATCACCGCAGAACGGCTTCTATCGCTTCGAGATGCGGAAAGGGTATCGCAACAATCCGCAAGGCACTCGCCTCTATCGCCCGGAGGACTACGACATCGCCGCGCTGGTGATCCTGCCCCTGGATCTGGTCATCTTCACGGCGAGGAAGCTGGCCTCGCACCGGATCGCCCTGCACCAGATCGCAGCTTTTCAGGTCGCGCCCCGGCAAAGCCTGCATGCGGCATTTTCAGCGTTGGGCCTTTCCCATGAGGCCTGCGCCTTCACGCCGGCGCACTGA
- a CDS encoding AAA family ATPase has product MLEITMIDTTSPTPQDMDWRAYAARIRNAALALQLEKILPPGKDQNANSAALDGDARHPDRPAPVLSHRQQLITLQLAATLQGGEARLAEGFSQGAITAITGVPYDLVRDLVTLLPAAMPAGWITARPKLSLQRPGVVFIVEPGVSQFHAEEELESELTAALRWRAPVVVILPEGVEPNSVLGPAKVTAWPFHPVDREIIVEFFRLSWAETDPEALRALLPPDDRLAEMALLPFALALRSGSAEEGARLLAQADWPDRPSFRTSSDGTQRTKASRTVPANGSGIPLAELAGLGLAREIALGITEDLRAWAAGDLDWSDVHRGLLIAGPPGCGKTELARAMAREAGIHLEAGSYAGWQAAGHLGDMLKAMQASFRNAAKNAPSVLFIDEIDAFGSRVGGSSDRIRSYDTKVISGLLEQLDGLAGREGVTVIGACNHPGQIDPAIRRAGRFDALVQIGLPDARDLARILRQHLGENLPGADLQALSQLARGRSGADCAAAVRAARAKARRARRPMTHQDLISALSPDHLELPPAMRQRAAIHEAGHAIVTAVLKLGAVKALRLGPAGGETLSEWRPGDLTPAEVHRHCVVYLSGRAAELLMLGDAGGGAGGHPDSDLARASRLLLACELSLGLGEQGHLSIGAMPDLGLIPTLPAATRAGLQRRLDRACHDAQEILCQHHELLEELATDLEARGFIGEDELAGRLALLKPRPAAAAFTASGRMNPAGTFPGADGSGSP; this is encoded by the coding sequence ATGCTGGAGATCACCATGATCGACACGACTTCCCCCACCCCCCAGGACATGGATTGGCGGGCCTATGCAGCCCGGATCCGCAATGCAGCCCTTGCCCTTCAGCTCGAGAAGATCCTGCCCCCCGGAAAGGACCAGAACGCAAATTCCGCCGCGCTCGATGGCGATGCACGCCACCCCGACCGCCCCGCTCCGGTTCTGTCACATCGACAGCAACTGATCACCCTGCAACTGGCTGCCACGCTGCAGGGCGGTGAGGCCCGCCTGGCCGAGGGCTTTTCGCAGGGGGCAATCACTGCGATTACGGGAGTGCCTTATGATCTCGTCCGCGACCTCGTGACGCTTCTGCCGGCAGCGATGCCAGCGGGCTGGATCACCGCCCGGCCCAAGTTGAGCCTTCAGAGACCAGGCGTTGTGTTCATCGTAGAGCCGGGCGTCTCGCAGTTTCACGCCGAGGAGGAACTGGAAAGCGAACTGACTGCGGCACTTCGCTGGCGCGCGCCCGTCGTCGTGATTCTCCCCGAGGGGGTGGAGCCCAACAGCGTTCTGGGCCCCGCGAAGGTGACGGCGTGGCCGTTCCATCCTGTGGATCGCGAGATCATCGTGGAGTTCTTCCGCCTGTCCTGGGCAGAGACGGACCCGGAGGCTCTTCGTGCTCTGCTGCCGCCGGATGATCGCCTGGCAGAGATGGCGCTGCTGCCTTTCGCCCTTGCCTTGCGCAGCGGCAGTGCGGAAGAGGGGGCAAGGCTTTTGGCGCAGGCCGACTGGCCGGACAGACCGTCCTTCCGGACATCATCAGACGGGACGCAAAGGACGAAGGCCTCCAGGACGGTCCCGGCAAACGGCTCTGGCATCCCCCTCGCCGAGCTCGCAGGCCTTGGGCTTGCGCGCGAGATCGCGCTTGGCATCACCGAGGATCTGCGGGCCTGGGCTGCAGGCGATCTGGACTGGAGCGACGTTCATCGTGGGCTGCTGATCGCAGGGCCGCCGGGCTGCGGGAAGACGGAGCTTGCGCGGGCTATGGCGCGCGAGGCGGGCATTCATCTCGAGGCCGGGAGCTATGCCGGATGGCAGGCCGCGGGCCATTTGGGAGACATGCTGAAGGCGATGCAGGCAAGCTTTCGCAACGCAGCGAAGAACGCCCCGAGTGTTCTGTTCATCGACGAGATCGACGCCTTCGGCAGCCGAGTCGGCGGGTCGTCCGATCGGATCCGCAGCTACGACACCAAAGTCATCAGCGGCCTGCTGGAACAGCTTGACGGCCTGGCTGGGCGCGAAGGCGTTACCGTGATCGGGGCATGCAACCATCCCGGCCAGATCGATCCGGCAATCCGCCGGGCCGGCCGCTTCGATGCGCTGGTCCAGATCGGGCTGCCGGACGCCCGCGATCTCGCGCGGATCTTACGCCAGCATCTCGGAGAGAATCTGCCGGGGGCAGACCTGCAGGCACTCAGCCAGCTCGCCCGTGGCCGCTCAGGCGCCGACTGCGCCGCAGCGGTTCGGGCGGCCCGGGCAAAGGCCCGGCGAGCCAGGCGCCCGATGACGCATCAGGACCTGATCTCCGCGCTCTCACCCGATCACCTGGAACTGCCGCCCGCCATGCGCCAGCGTGCGGCAATCCACGAGGCCGGCCATGCCATCGTCACCGCGGTGCTCAAGCTCGGTGCGGTGAAGGCCTTGCGGCTCGGTCCCGCCGGCGGGGAGACCCTGTCGGAATGGCGCCCTGGCGATCTGACCCCCGCTGAAGTTCACCGCCATTGCGTCGTCTATCTCAGCGGTCGGGCTGCGGAACTCTTGATGCTGGGCGATGCTGGTGGCGGCGCCGGTGGGCATCCCGACAGCGATCTGGCACGCGCCAGTCGGCTGCTGCTCGCCTGCGAGCTGAGCCTCGGGCTCGGAGAACAGGGGCATCTGTCGATCGGGGCGATGCCCGACCTTGGGCTGATCCCGACCCTGCCTGCCGCCACCCGCGCGGGCCTCCAGCGCCGTCTCGACCGCGCGTGCCACGACGCGCAGGAGATTCTCTGCCAGCATCACGAGTTGCTGGAAGAACTGGCCACGGATCTCGAAGCGCGGGGCTTCATCGGCGAGGATGAGCTCGCGGGGCGGCTGGCGCTGCTGAAGCCGCGGCCTGCTGCCGCGGCATTCACAGCCTCCGGCAGGATGAACCCGGCCGGAACGTTCCCTGGCGCGGACGGCAGTGGCAGCCCGTGA
- the rpsI gene encoding 30S ribosomal protein S9, translating into MAEDIKTLDDLKSAVSVNAAEPAATREAQRDDMGRSYATGKRKDAVARVWVKPGSGKVTVNGKDIDAYFARPVLQMILRQPFEVAGVVGQYDVQATVKGGGLSGQAGAVKHGISQALQLHEPGLRAALKAAGFLTRDSRVVERKKYGKAKARRSFQFSKR; encoded by the coding sequence ATGGCCGAAGACATCAAGACTCTCGACGATCTGAAATCGGCCGTGTCGGTGAACGCCGCCGAGCCGGCCGCCACCCGCGAGGCGCAGCGCGACGACATGGGCCGGTCCTATGCCACCGGCAAGCGCAAGGACGCGGTCGCCCGCGTCTGGGTCAAGCCGGGTTCGGGCAAGGTCACCGTCAACGGCAAGGACATCGACGCCTATTTCGCGCGTCCGGTTCTGCAGATGATCCTGCGCCAGCCCTTCGAGGTTGCGGGCGTGGTCGGCCAGTACGACGTCCAGGCGACCGTCAAGGGCGGCGGCCTGTCGGGCCAGGCCGGTGCGGTCAAGCATGGCATCAGCCAGGCGCTGCAGCTGCACGAGCCCGGCCTGCGCGCCGCGCTGAAGGCCGCGGGCTTCCTGACCCGTGACAGCCGCGTCGTGGAACGGAAGAAATACGGCAAGGCGAAGGCCCGCCGCAGCTTCCAGTTCTCGAAGCGCTGA
- the rplM gene encoding 50S ribosomal protein L13 — MKTYTAKPAEIEKKWILIDAEGVVLGRLATIVASRLRGKHKPSFTPHMDMGDNVIIINADKVQMTGNKRDDKKYYWHTGHPGGIKHRTARQILEGAHPERVVFKAVERMISRNKLGKQQMTHLRVYAGTEHPHEAQQPEVLDVKVLNKKNTRSA; from the coding sequence ATGAAGACCTATACCGCGAAACCGGCGGAGATCGAGAAGAAGTGGATCCTGATCGACGCCGAGGGCGTCGTTCTGGGCCGCCTCGCCACGATCGTCGCCAGCCGCCTGCGCGGCAAGCACAAGCCCAGCTTTACGCCGCACATGGACATGGGCGACAACGTGATCATCATCAACGCCGACAAGGTGCAGATGACGGGCAACAAGCGCGACGACAAGAAATACTACTGGCACACCGGCCATCCGGGCGGCATCAAGCACCGCACCGCGCGCCAGATCCTGGAAGGCGCCCATCCCGAGCGCGTCGTCTTCAAGGCGGTCGAGCGCATGATCAGCCGCAACAAGCTGGGCAAGCAGCAGATGACGCATCTGCGCGTCTATGCCGGGACCGAGCATCCTCATGAGGCGCAGCAGCCCGAGGTTCTGGACGTGAAAGTCCTGAACAAGAAAAACACCCGGAGCGCATGA
- a CDS encoding PaaI family thioesterase, which produces MTIAMDRDALNAFLARDFPQVAGSYRVESVGPEGLVARLVVDEGHLRPGGTVSGPSMFALADLAIYCAILSRIGPVGLAVTTSASIDFMRKPVAGVDLLAECRVLKLGRVLAVADALIHSEGLDEPVARCSMTYSIPPK; this is translated from the coding sequence ATGACGATCGCCATGGACCGGGACGCGCTGAACGCGTTCCTGGCGCGGGACTTTCCGCAGGTCGCGGGCAGCTATCGCGTCGAAAGCGTGGGGCCCGAGGGCCTGGTCGCGCGGCTGGTGGTGGATGAGGGGCATCTGCGCCCCGGCGGCACGGTCAGCGGGCCGTCGATGTTCGCGCTGGCGGATCTGGCGATCTATTGCGCGATCCTGTCGCGGATCGGGCCGGTGGGGCTGGCGGTGACGACCAGCGCCAGCATCGACTTCATGCGAAAGCCCGTGGCGGGGGTGGATCTGCTGGCGGAATGCCGGGTGCTGAAGCTGGGGCGGGTGCTGGCCGTGGCGGATGCGCTGATCCATTCCGAGGGGCTGGACGAGCCGGTGGCGCGCTGTTCCATGACCTATTCGATTCCGCCGAAATGA
- a CDS encoding enoyl-CoA hydratase, with protein sequence MFQPLTTRNDGPIAHLVMDSPGNHNALSLQMIAALTEALDRIAASDARVVILSARGRAFCAGHDLRQMQAMREGPDPQAALTDLFDRCSALMMRIAALPQPVIAQVQGVATAAGCQLVASCDLATASDQARFGVNGIAIGLFCSTPAVALSRAIPPRAAFEMLTTGDFIPAARAADLGLVNRVTRPDRLEEETRALADSIAAKDPAAIRIGKAAFRAQAGQALPDAYRIAAEAMCTNMMQPATAEGIAAFLDRRR encoded by the coding sequence ATGTTTCAGCCCCTGACCACGCGGAATGACGGCCCCATCGCCCATCTGGTGATGGACAGCCCCGGCAATCACAACGCCCTGTCGCTGCAGATGATCGCGGCATTGACCGAAGCGCTGGACCGGATCGCGGCATCGGATGCGCGGGTGGTGATCCTGTCGGCGCGGGGGCGGGCCTTCTGCGCGGGCCATGACCTGCGCCAGATGCAGGCGATGCGCGAAGGCCCGGACCCGCAGGCGGCGCTGACGGACCTGTTCGACCGCTGCTCGGCCCTGATGATGCGGATCGCGGCCCTACCCCAGCCGGTGATCGCCCAGGTCCAGGGGGTGGCGACGGCGGCGGGCTGTCAGCTGGTGGCCTCCTGCGATCTGGCCACGGCATCGGATCAGGCGCGATTCGGCGTGAACGGCATCGCGATCGGGCTGTTCTGTTCCACCCCGGCGGTGGCGCTGTCGCGGGCGATCCCGCCCCGCGCCGCCTTCGAGATGCTGACCACCGGCGATTTCATCCCCGCCGCCCGCGCGGCCGATCTGGGCCTGGTCAACCGCGTGACCCGTCCCGACCGGCTGGAGGAGGAGACCCGCGCCTTGGCCGACAGCATCGCCGCCAAGGACCCGGCCGCGATCCGCATCGGCAAGGCCGCCTTCCGCGCCCAGGCCGGCCAAGCCCTGCCCGACGCCTATCGCATCGCGGCCGAGGCCATGTGCACCAACATGATGCAGCCCGCGACCGCCGAGGGCATCGCCGCCTTCCTGGACCGGCGCCGCTGA